A DNA window from Synergistaceae bacterium contains the following coding sequences:
- the nifJ gene encoding pyruvate:ferredoxin (flavodoxin) oxidoreductase: MAKKNMVTLDGNEAAAYVAHAVNEVISIYPITPSSPMGEWADQWTAEGRPNIWGTVPVVEEMQSEAGASAAYHGAIQAGALGTTFTASQGLLLMIPNMYKIAGELTSTVMHVTARTLATHALSIFGDHSDVMAVRTTGWSMLCSATVQETMDMALIAQMATLESRVPVVHFFDGFRTSHEEMKIEKITYDDMRALIDDELVREHRYNRLSPDVPFIRGTAQNPDVFFQSREGCTPYYKAVPDIMQKSMDRFAKQVGRQYHLFDYFGADDAERVIVIMGSGAAVAHEAVARLTAEGEKVGVLTVRLFRPFDISRFLNAIPATVNSIAVLDRCKDPSSICEPLCMDVREALAGTDIMVVGGRYGLSSKDFTPSMVKGVFDELRKALPKDSFTIGIDDDVSFSSLSYDLSFDTEDPKTIRCLFYGLGSDGTVGANKNSIKIIGEETDLYAQGYYSYDSKKSGGITVSHLRFGPNPIYASYMINKANFVACHVFTFLEKLDVLKEAAEGGTFLLNSPFGPEEVWDKLPLTTQKRIIDKKLKFYTIDAVKIAKETGMGGRTNTIMQTCFFAISGVLEKEQAIKAIKDSIIKSYCRKGQEIVDKNIAAVDATLANLYEVKVPKEATSTFDILPPVACCDAPDFVKDVLGPIMVLEGDCLPVSVLPEDGTYPSGTTKYEKRNIAIDIPSWDPDLCIQCGKCVLVCPHAVIRSKVYDPKLLEDAPATFKSADAKWKNFEGSKFTVQISPEDCVGCGLCAHNCPVKAKEGSQKRPLTMVEQMTVRAAERENWDYFLSIPDVDRKELNLSTVKDVQLLRPLFEFSGACAGCGETPYLKLLSSLFGARAIIANATGCSSIYGGNLPTTPWTVNDEGRGPAWSNSLFEDAAEFGLGFRLTIDKHAEYAAELLQKMEPELGADIVKGILDASQTTDAEIRTVQEKVEALKEQLEYMGTEEAEELLSVADNLVKKSVWCVGGDGWAYDIGYGGLDHVIASGRNVNILVLDTEVYSNTGGQMSKATPRGAVAKFAAAGKHMGKKDLALMAMSYGNVYVGRVALGANDAHTVKVFQEAEAYNGPSLIIAYCHCIAHGIAMVTGLDQQKKAVESGHWILMRYNPDLAKEGKNPLILDSKEPTLSLKDYIYNETRYKSLTVTDPEEAEALLKEEEKDIKARWRYYSHMAAMKMED; this comes from the coding sequence ATGGCTAAGAAAAATATGGTGACACTCGACGGCAATGAGGCGGCGGCATATGTTGCACATGCTGTAAATGAAGTAATATCTATCTATCCTATAACGCCGTCTTCGCCGATGGGTGAATGGGCCGACCAATGGACAGCTGAGGGCCGCCCCAATATATGGGGCACGGTCCCTGTAGTGGAGGAGATGCAGAGCGAAGCCGGAGCATCGGCGGCATACCACGGAGCGATCCAGGCTGGAGCGCTTGGCACCACGTTTACCGCATCACAGGGGCTTCTCCTAATGATCCCCAATATGTACAAGATCGCAGGAGAGCTGACCAGTACGGTGATGCACGTAACAGCAAGGACTCTTGCTACTCATGCCCTCTCGATCTTTGGAGACCACTCAGATGTCATGGCAGTCCGTACGACAGGCTGGTCCATGCTATGCTCCGCTACAGTCCAGGAGACAATGGATATGGCTCTTATCGCCCAAATGGCGACACTTGAAAGCCGCGTCCCGGTGGTCCACTTTTTCGACGGGTTCCGCACAAGCCACGAAGAGATGAAAATCGAAAAAATCACTTATGACGACATGAGGGCGCTTATCGACGACGAACTTGTCCGTGAACACAGATATAACAGGCTCAGCCCTGACGTGCCATTTATCCGCGGAACAGCACAGAACCCGGATGTATTCTTCCAGTCCCGCGAAGGCTGTACCCCTTACTACAAAGCTGTCCCTGACATTATGCAGAAATCTATGGACCGCTTCGCGAAGCAGGTAGGGCGCCAGTATCATCTCTTTGACTACTTTGGGGCAGATGATGCAGAAAGAGTAATAGTCATCATGGGTTCAGGCGCAGCAGTGGCACACGAGGCGGTAGCGCGTCTCACTGCCGAAGGAGAAAAAGTCGGAGTGCTGACGGTCCGTCTCTTCCGCCCATTCGACATTTCAAGATTCCTCAACGCGATTCCGGCTACGGTCAACAGCATAGCCGTACTCGACCGCTGCAAAGACCCAAGCTCTATATGTGAACCGCTCTGCATGGACGTAAGGGAAGCCCTTGCAGGCACAGATATTATGGTGGTCGGCGGACGCTACGGCCTTTCGTCAAAGGACTTCACACCTTCAATGGTCAAGGGGGTTTTTGACGAACTCAGGAAGGCACTGCCAAAAGACAGCTTCACTATCGGCATAGATGATGACGTCAGCTTTTCCAGTCTCAGTTACGACCTGTCATTTGACACGGAGGACCCCAAGACAATACGCTGCCTCTTCTACGGCCTTGGTTCTGACGGGACCGTCGGCGCAAATAAAAACTCAATCAAAATAATAGGAGAAGAGACAGACCTCTATGCACAGGGTTACTACAGCTACGATTCGAAGAAATCCGGAGGGATCACAGTAAGCCATCTGCGCTTCGGCCCCAACCCGATATATGCGAGTTATATGATAAACAAGGCCAACTTTGTAGCCTGCCACGTATTTACATTCCTTGAAAAACTGGACGTGCTCAAGGAAGCGGCCGAAGGCGGCACATTCCTTCTTAACAGCCCGTTCGGTCCGGAAGAAGTATGGGACAAGCTGCCGCTTACGACACAAAAACGCATAATTGACAAAAAGCTCAAATTCTACACTATAGACGCGGTCAAAATAGCGAAGGAAACAGGCATGGGGGGGCGTACCAACACCATCATGCAGACATGCTTCTTTGCCATAAGCGGGGTGCTTGAAAAGGAACAGGCCATCAAGGCGATCAAGGACTCGATAATCAAGAGTTACTGCCGTAAAGGACAGGAGATCGTTGATAAAAATATAGCGGCTGTTGATGCGACACTCGCGAACCTCTATGAAGTCAAAGTGCCCAAAGAAGCCACTAGTACATTTGACATACTGCCTCCCGTAGCCTGCTGCGATGCACCTGACTTCGTCAAAGACGTGCTGGGGCCCATTATGGTGCTGGAGGGGGACTGCCTGCCGGTTTCAGTACTTCCGGAAGACGGGACATACCCATCCGGTACGACAAAGTATGAAAAACGCAACATAGCAATAGATATCCCATCATGGGACCCCGATCTCTGTATCCAGTGCGGCAAGTGTGTGCTTGTCTGTCCGCATGCAGTCATTCGTTCAAAGGTCTATGATCCTAAGCTTCTCGAAGATGCGCCGGCTACGTTCAAGAGCGCAGACGCTAAATGGAAAAACTTTGAAGGCTCCAAATTCACAGTGCAGATTTCACCGGAAGACTGTGTCGGCTGCGGGCTCTGCGCGCACAACTGCCCGGTAAAGGCAAAAGAGGGATCCCAAAAGAGACCTTTGACTATGGTTGAGCAAATGACGGTACGTGCTGCGGAACGGGAAAACTGGGATTACTTCCTCTCTATCCCCGATGTTGACCGCAAAGAACTCAACCTCAGCACTGTAAAAGATGTGCAGCTCTTGCGTCCGCTCTTTGAGTTTTCAGGAGCGTGCGCAGGCTGCGGTGAGACCCCGTACCTGAAACTCCTCTCATCCTTATTCGGCGCAAGGGCCATCATTGCAAACGCAACAGGCTGCAGCTCCATATATGGAGGCAATCTGCCAACTACACCCTGGACGGTAAACGATGAAGGGCGCGGGCCGGCATGGAGCAACTCCCTTTTTGAAGACGCAGCAGAGTTCGGACTCGGTTTCCGCCTCACCATAGACAAACATGCCGAATACGCGGCGGAACTGCTCCAGAAGATGGAACCTGAGCTGGGGGCGGATATTGTCAAAGGCATACTCGACGCATCACAGACAACAGATGCGGAGATCCGTACCGTACAGGAAAAAGTCGAAGCGCTGAAGGAACAGCTTGAATATATGGGAACGGAAGAGGCTGAAGAGCTGCTCTCGGTGGCGGACAATCTCGTCAAAAAGAGTGTCTGGTGCGTAGGCGGCGACGGCTGGGCTTATGATATCGGCTATGGCGGACTTGACCATGTAATAGCATCTGGCAGGAATGTAAACATCCTTGTTCTGGACACAGAGGTCTATTCCAACACCGGAGGACAGATGTCCAAGGCTACGCCGCGCGGAGCTGTGGCGAAGTTTGCCGCCGCTGGGAAGCACATGGGCAAAAAGGACCTTGCCCTTATGGCGATGAGCTATGGCAATGTCTATGTCGGACGCGTTGCACTCGGAGCAAATGACGCGCATACAGTAAAAGTATTCCAGGAGGCAGAGGCATACAACGGCCCGTCTCTCATCATTGCTTACTGCCACTGCATAGCCCACGGCATAGCGATGGTTACGGGACTTGACCAGCAGAAAAAAGCCGTTGAATCCGGGCATTGGATTTTAATGCGCTATAATCCTGATTTGGCAAAAGAGGGCAAGAACCCCCTAATTCTTGACAGCAAAGAGCCGACTCTGTCCCTTAAGGATTATATTTACAACGAGACGCGCTACAAGAGCCTCACCGTTACTGACCCGGAAGAGGCAGAAGCGCTTCTCAAAGAAGAGGAGAAGGACATCAAGGCCAGGTGGCGCTATTACAGCCATATGGCTGCAATGAAAATGGAGGACTGA
- a CDS encoding pyruvate carboxylase subunit B: protein MGSCEFKQEIKDSNGRRVATKVNSAPMGPENAAVKMAENTEEVKVKELKAPTKAGSGIKPRVGITETAFRDAHQSIMATRLRTDDMLPICEAMDEVGYHSIEMWGGATFDSAMRFLDEDPWDRLRQIKKRLKKTRTQMLLRGQNLVGYRHYSDEVVREFVKRAIGNGIDIVRVFDALNDLRNMSIAAEAVKKEGGELQMSISYTISPVHTLDLFAKQAKDMADMGADSICIKDMAGLLSPVAASALVTAIKKEVSLPVQLHSHYTSGMAAMSYLAGLEAGADIVDCAISPFAMGTSQPATEAMVAALSGGPLDTGLSLKKLLPVAEYYEGLKSKYSDIIMGISGVNINILLYQIPGGMYSNLQSQLKEGNSLDKFKEVMEEIPRVRKEMGYPPLVTPTSQLVGTQAAMNVISGERWKVVSKEVYQYFRGYYGKTPAPVDPDIQKKVLGNEIPITCRPGEKIEPELEAARKEIGIWMTQPEDLLSYILFPQVAKDFLPRKFAKENCVDIGFEEQENPEAYAV, encoded by the coding sequence ATGGGGAGTTGTGAATTCAAGCAGGAGATAAAGGATTCAAATGGCCGCAGGGTGGCTACTAAAGTAAACTCTGCGCCTATGGGACCCGAGAACGCCGCAGTGAAAATGGCTGAGAATACAGAGGAAGTCAAAGTCAAGGAGTTAAAGGCTCCCACAAAGGCGGGTTCTGGTATAAAGCCACGTGTCGGCATAACGGAAACCGCATTCCGTGATGCCCATCAGTCGATAATGGCGACACGCCTGCGTACTGACGACATGCTCCCAATATGTGAGGCTATGGATGAAGTCGGATATCACTCCATAGAGATGTGGGGCGGGGCTACATTCGACTCTGCAATGCGTTTCCTGGACGAGGACCCATGGGATAGGCTGCGCCAGATTAAAAAACGCCTAAAGAAGACCAGGACGCAGATGCTCCTTCGCGGGCAGAACCTGGTAGGCTACAGGCATTATTCTGATGAAGTCGTCCGCGAGTTCGTAAAGCGCGCCATCGGCAATGGAATAGATATAGTCAGGGTGTTCGATGCGCTTAATGACCTCCGCAACATGTCCATCGCTGCAGAGGCCGTCAAAAAAGAGGGCGGAGAGCTGCAGATGTCGATCTCTTACACGATCTCGCCTGTCCACACACTTGACCTTTTTGCGAAACAGGCCAAGGACATGGCGGACATGGGTGCCGATTCGATCTGCATCAAGGACATGGCAGGGCTTCTATCTCCTGTCGCGGCATCCGCACTTGTAACGGCGATAAAAAAAGAAGTAAGCCTGCCTGTGCAGCTTCACAGCCACTACACGAGCGGCATGGCTGCAATGAGCTACCTTGCCGGTCTTGAAGCCGGAGCTGATATTGTCGACTGTGCAATATCACCGTTTGCGATGGGCACCAGTCAGCCTGCGACAGAGGCAATGGTTGCGGCTCTAAGCGGCGGGCCGCTTGATACAGGGCTTTCGCTGAAGAAGCTGTTACCTGTCGCCGAGTACTATGAGGGACTGAAAAGCAAGTACAGCGACATAATAATGGGAATCAGCGGAGTAAATATAAATATACTGCTCTATCAGATCCCGGGCGGGATGTATTCGAACCTCCAGAGCCAGCTCAAAGAGGGCAACAGCCTTGACAAGTTCAAGGAAGTAATGGAGGAGATCCCGCGTGTCCGCAAGGAGATGGGATATCCTCCTCTCGTTACGCCGACGAGTCAGTTGGTCGGAACTCAGGCTGCAATGAACGTAATATCAGGCGAGCGCTGGAAGGTCGTCTCAAAGGAAGTTTACCAGTACTTCCGCGGATACTACGGCAAGACACCGGCACCTGTGGATCCTGACATTCAGAAGAAGGTCCTCGGCAATGAGATCCCTATCACCTGCCGCCCGGGAGAGAAAATCGAACCTGAGCTTGAAGCGGCGAGGAAAGAGATAGGTATATGGATGACACAGCCTGAAGATCTCCTTAGTTATATACTCTTTCCGCAGGTTGCGAAAGACTTCCTGCCAAGGAAGTTCGCTAAGGAGAACTGCGTTGACATAGGATTTGAGGAACAGGAAAATCCTGAGGCTTATGCGGTATAA
- the cytX gene encoding putative hydroxymethylpyrimidine transporter CytX yields the protein MNAEKRTVFGSGLIWLGAAISIAEIYTGTLLAPLGMARGAAAVVAGHAVGGIMMYLAAMIGADSGKGAMESVKISFGDRGAKFFAALNVLQLVGWTAVMIIGGASALGTILNPALGHTGNSLWAAVIGIMIAIWILLDIKNFERANKFAMAGLFLLTLLLSAIIFKGTNTHALIRDTMSFGTAMELSAAMPLSWLPLISDYMRDAERPRASAAAASAVYFAASCWMYIIGLGAALYTGESDIARIMLSAGLGIAGVIIIAVSTVTTTFLDAYSGGISFAVIFKGIKEKAAAVAICAIGTILAVTVPVESYSDYLYLISSVFGPMISIMITDYFILKKDCSENIFVVRNIIIWIAGFAFYRWFISVDCPLGNTLPVMAATMFLTYATDKFTSLIHSHH from the coding sequence ATGAACGCCGAAAAGAGGACCGTGTTTGGCAGCGGGCTGATATGGCTGGGGGCGGCGATCTCCATCGCCGAGATATACACGGGAACGCTGTTGGCTCCGCTAGGAATGGCACGTGGTGCAGCGGCTGTGGTTGCGGGGCATGCCGTAGGAGGGATAATGATGTATCTTGCGGCTATGATAGGGGCAGACAGCGGCAAAGGGGCAATGGAAAGCGTAAAAATATCTTTTGGAGACAGAGGGGCAAAGTTTTTTGCCGCTCTAAATGTTCTGCAGCTTGTGGGATGGACGGCGGTGATGATAATAGGGGGTGCCTCCGCACTTGGAACTATTTTAAACCCAGCTCTGGGTCACACAGGCAATTCGCTGTGGGCCGCTGTTATAGGGATAATGATAGCGATATGGATATTGCTGGACATAAAGAATTTCGAAAGGGCAAATAAATTTGCCATGGCAGGCCTGTTTTTACTGACACTGTTGCTCAGCGCCATAATATTCAAAGGAACGAACACTCATGCCTTAATAAGGGATACCATGAGCTTCGGCACAGCTATGGAACTTTCCGCAGCGATGCCGCTCTCATGGCTGCCGCTTATCTCAGACTACATGCGGGATGCAGAGAGGCCAAGGGCCAGCGCCGCCGCAGCCTCAGCTGTCTATTTTGCGGCAAGCTGCTGGATGTACATTATAGGGCTCGGCGCCGCTCTGTACACCGGTGAATCCGATATAGCAAGAATAATGCTTTCCGCAGGACTTGGTATCGCGGGAGTGATTATAATCGCAGTTTCTACTGTTACAACAACATTCCTTGATGCGTATTCGGGAGGGATAAGCTTCGCTGTCATCTTTAAGGGGATAAAGGAAAAGGCTGCTGCCGTTGCAATTTGCGCCATAGGCACCATACTCGCAGTCACAGTCCCTGTTGAGAGCTACTCAGATTATCTGTATCTCATAAGTTCAGTATTCGGGCCTATGATATCCATCATGATAACGGATTATTTTATTTTGAAAAAAGACTGCTCGGAAAATATTTTTGTTGTAAGAAATATTATAATATGGATCGCGGGGTTCGCGTTCTACAGATGGTTCATCTCTGTTGACTGTCCGCTGGGCAACACTCTTCCTGTCATGGCAGCCACGATGTTTCTTACCTATGCCACAGATAAATTTACAAGTCTGATACACTCACACCATTGA
- a CDS encoding dihydroxy-acid dehydratase, translating to MTYRSKELGLFSGKGSSSRRAIYKGCGYDDCDLSKPLIGIVNTANDAGLGHVHLDRLADRVRSGILQAGGTPFEFGTIATCGAVPIGMPQFRYELVIRDVIASSVEIMAGVQLLDGLVLLASCDSIIPGVLIGGIRADVPCIMLTGGPQEVCKSDGRSIVMSELDQLVFGADYANDGSREKIRYLEDHVCPGPGACSLMGTANTMQILVEGLGLAMPGSSTVPAVYAEKDRYATQTGRRIVDLVKQDIKPKDILTREALLNGVILTMALAGSTNAVLHLLSLAREVGVELTLDDFDKLSESIPVISRVIPTGKATIIDLYNAGGVPAIIGEMKDYLHKECMTVSGRTIGEIAGLCKSSDHDVLTTADAPVFPNGGIAVIKGNLSPNGAICRTTTISEKIRKFEGPARVFNSDEKAHAAVVSGRINKGDVVVIRYEGPRGAPGMREMMMTTDALVGIGMGQDVFVLTDGRFSGFTEGAAIGHISPEAAVGGAIAVVEDGDIIKIDIPGRTADLVLPEETIRARLSEWKLPPKRSVGILGIYAKTALQAHLGAMIDDRAENAGEMM from the coding sequence GTGACATACCGCTCAAAGGAACTGGGGCTGTTTTCAGGCAAGGGTTCTTCGTCGCGCAGGGCAATATACAAAGGCTGCGGTTATGACGACTGCGATCTGAGCAAACCGCTCATAGGCATAGTCAACACGGCAAACGATGCTGGGCTTGGACATGTGCATCTGGATCGTCTTGCAGATCGTGTGCGTTCCGGGATACTGCAGGCCGGAGGCACTCCATTCGAGTTCGGCACAATAGCCACCTGCGGCGCTGTGCCTATAGGAATGCCGCAGTTTCGCTATGAACTTGTGATAAGGGATGTCATCGCCTCGTCTGTAGAAATAATGGCAGGGGTCCAGCTTCTTGACGGACTTGTACTGCTGGCTTCATGCGACAGTATTATTCCGGGAGTCCTTATCGGGGGCATCCGTGCCGATGTGCCATGCATCATGCTGACAGGCGGCCCGCAGGAAGTCTGCAAAAGCGACGGGCGCAGCATAGTCATGAGTGAGCTTGATCAGCTTGTCTTCGGTGCTGACTACGCAAATGATGGATCGCGCGAGAAAATACGCTACCTGGAGGACCATGTATGTCCCGGTCCAGGCGCCTGCTCACTGATGGGCACCGCCAATACGATGCAGATACTTGTCGAGGGACTGGGTTTGGCTATGCCCGGTTCTTCAACCGTGCCTGCCGTCTATGCCGAGAAGGATCGCTATGCCACTCAGACAGGGCGCAGGATCGTAGATCTGGTGAAACAGGATATAAAGCCCAAAGACATACTTACCCGCGAAGCACTGCTCAACGGAGTCATACTGACCATGGCTCTTGCCGGTTCAACAAATGCGGTGCTTCACCTGCTTAGCCTGGCTCGTGAAGTAGGGGTCGAGCTTACGCTTGATGACTTTGACAAACTTTCTGAATCGATACCGGTAATCAGCCGGGTCATCCCGACTGGCAAAGCTACAATTATCGACCTCTATAACGCGGGAGGAGTGCCTGCCATAATAGGAGAGATGAAGGACTATCTGCATAAGGAATGCATGACTGTCTCAGGCCGCACTATCGGCGAGATAGCGGGGCTTTGTAAATCTTCGGATCACGATGTTCTTACAACTGCCGATGCCCCGGTCTTTCCAAACGGCGGGATCGCTGTTATAAAAGGAAACCTCTCTCCAAACGGGGCGATATGCCGTACCACTACTATCTCGGAAAAGATCAGAAAGTTTGAAGGGCCGGCCCGCGTGTTCAATTCTGATGAAAAGGCTCATGCGGCAGTAGTTTCAGGCAGGATAAATAAAGGCGATGTTGTGGTCATACGCTATGAAGGCCCGCGCGGAGCGCCCGGAATGAGAGAGATGATGATGACGACCGATGCCCTTGTCGGTATTGGTATGGGACAGGATGTTTTTGTGCTGACAGACGGGAGGTTCTCCGGTTTTACCGAAGGTGCGGCCATCGGCCATATCTCGCCGGAGGCCGCAGTCGGCGGTGCTATAGCAGTAGTGGAAGACGGCGATATAATAAAAATTGATATTCCTGGACGCACGGCCGACCTTGTGCTGCCTGAAGAGACAATAAGGGCAAGGCTCTCGGAATGGAAACTGCCGCCAAAGCGATCGGTCGGAATACTGGGAATATATGCAAAGACCGCACTTCAGGCCCATTTAGGCGCCATGATTGACGACAGGGCCGAAAACGCCGGAGAGATGATGTAA
- the glsA gene encoding glutaminase A, producing the protein MTRQSSLTQSLLEEIKTSAASISLCGKVADYIPELSLMSPDLFCLSCVLTDGTAIETGDAEQFFTMQSISKILSLSLAIEKLGMRKVFKYVDMEPSADSFNSLMRLEMTSPKPSNPFMNAGAIAICALLRNEFGDGVFDELLAFTKLITGVRPEYNEKVFESERSTADRNRALAYFMKSTGLLHGDVEVFLDLYFRQCSIICTAQSLAKIGAMLASGGICASTGKRILRKKTVYTLLGLMTTCGLYNGSGEFAVRIGVPGKSGVSGGILAVVPGRMGVGVFSPPLDAKGNSVAGLNALEMLSERLNFRNIPTGG; encoded by the coding sequence ATGACGAGACAGAGCTCATTGACCCAATCTTTGCTTGAGGAGATAAAGACATCTGCAGCGAGCATCAGTTTGTGTGGGAAAGTTGCGGATTATATTCCTGAGCTCTCATTGATGTCTCCGGACCTCTTCTGCCTGAGCTGCGTGCTGACAGACGGAACTGCCATCGAAACAGGCGATGCCGAACAATTTTTTACAATGCAGTCTATATCCAAAATTCTATCTCTATCTCTTGCAATAGAGAAACTAGGCATGAGAAAGGTATTCAAATACGTAGACATGGAGCCTAGCGCAGACTCTTTCAATTCATTGATGCGTCTTGAAATGACATCTCCTAAACCTTCAAATCCCTTCATGAACGCAGGGGCCATTGCGATATGTGCATTGCTGCGGAATGAATTCGGCGACGGGGTTTTTGATGAGCTTCTTGCTTTTACAAAATTGATTACTGGTGTCCGTCCGGAATATAACGAGAAGGTTTTTGAATCGGAGAGATCCACTGCGGACAGAAACAGAGCACTGGCATATTTCATGAAGAGTACCGGTTTGCTGCATGGTGACGTGGAGGTCTTTCTTGATCTGTATTTTCGTCAATGCAGCATCATATGTACAGCGCAGTCGCTTGCAAAAATAGGCGCCATGCTTGCCTCCGGAGGGATATGTGCCTCGACTGGGAAAAGGATCCTAAGAAAGAAGACAGTTTATACTCTGCTGGGTCTTATGACGACCTGCGGCCTCTATAACGGGTCGGGAGAGTTTGCCGTACGCATCGGAGTCCCTGGGAAGAGCGGCGTCAGCGGCGGAATACTGGCCGTTGTTCCCGGGAGAATGGGGGTCGGGGTCTTTTCTCCGCCGCTTGATGCCAAAGGCAACTCTGTAGCTGGTCTGAATGCACTTGAGATGCTCTCGGAAAGGCTTAATTTCAGAAATATTCCCACTGGAGGATGA
- the sdaAA gene encoding L-serine ammonia-lyase, iron-sulfur-dependent, subunit alpha, giving the protein MRSIKEIICFAENNGLCLHDAVLLMDSETTGVSADDIRGKISARLTDMGRSVIEARGNKVPCKLVSPTGGALREYAKKGGLCGGFILSAAAIALEVATYNASMGRIVAAPTAGSCGILPGLLFAWKEFYGTEAEETETSLTEALVVAGAIGEVIANRATLAGAEGGCQAECGAAAAMGAGALVYLQNGSNRAVASAVAITLKSVLGLVCDPVGGLVESPCIKRNGTLAAIGALSADMALAGIESLIPADEVIDAMAQIGRSIPPSLRETSRGGLAVTPTAKKLVEDIQRGPAVSIE; this is encoded by the coding sequence ATGCGCTCAATAAAAGAGATAATTTGCTTTGCTGAAAATAATGGTCTTTGCCTCCACGATGCCGTCCTTCTTATGGATTCAGAGACGACGGGCGTCTCAGCCGATGATATACGCGGCAAGATCTCTGCGAGGCTGACAGACATGGGGCGCTCCGTAATAGAAGCACGAGGGAACAAAGTACCGTGCAAACTAGTTTCGCCTACGGGAGGCGCGCTAAGGGAATATGCGAAAAAAGGCGGACTGTGCGGCGGGTTCATCCTGAGCGCTGCGGCAATCGCCCTTGAAGTAGCCACTTATAACGCTTCGATGGGCCGCATAGTTGCCGCTCCTACGGCAGGCAGCTGCGGGATCCTGCCGGGGCTTTTGTTTGCGTGGAAAGAATTTTACGGCACAGAGGCAGAAGAGACAGAGACATCTCTGACTGAGGCACTTGTGGTTGCCGGTGCAATAGGAGAAGTCATAGCCAACAGGGCAACGCTCGCAGGGGCAGAGGGCGGATGTCAGGCCGAATGCGGGGCCGCCGCCGCTATGGGCGCCGGTGCGCTTGTATATCTTCAGAACGGCAGCAATCGTGCCGTTGCAAGCGCAGTTGCCATTACACTCAAATCTGTGCTTGGCCTGGTATGCGATCCGGTCGGCGGTCTTGTTGAATCGCCATGTATAAAACGCAACGGGACACTTGCCGCGATCGGCGCATTGTCCGCTGACATGGCGCTTGCAGGTATTGAATCGCTTATCCCGGCAGATGAGGTCATAGACGCAATGGCTCAGATCGGACGCTCAATACCGCCGTCCCTGCGTGAAACTTCACGCGGCGGGCTGGCGGTCACTCCGACGGCCAAGAAGCTTGTGGAGGATATTCAGCGGGGACCCGCCGTCAGCATTGAATAA
- the sdaAB gene encoding L-serine ammonia-lyase, iron-sulfur-dependent subunit beta, producing the protein MPIWNIIGPVMIGPSSSHTAGAVSIGRMVRMCWGSDVKRADIYMRGSFATTGSGHGTDRAILAGLLGYTQDDPAVRDGIELARKAGIDFHFYVEDIEGAHPNSARIVLSDGTGRIMDAVGASVGGGSVCLQELDGFQIDISGVLPAIIIINRDIQGVVSAVTSFLSQRGINIATMKLRRDARGGLATMVLELDADGDTVDIDEMRAVHPAIVRVITIPGQGAV; encoded by the coding sequence TTGCCTATCTGGAACATCATAGGGCCTGTTATGATAGGCCCCTCTTCCAGCCACACAGCCGGAGCAGTGAGCATCGGACGCATGGTGCGTATGTGCTGGGGCAGCGACGTGAAGAGGGCAGACATTTACATGAGGGGAAGTTTTGCAACGACCGGCAGCGGGCATGGAACAGACAGAGCGATCCTTGCGGGACTGCTGGGGTATACCCAGGATGATCCGGCAGTGCGCGATGGAATTGAATTAGCCCGCAAAGCCGGTATCGATTTTCATTTTTATGTGGAAGACATAGAAGGTGCACACCCAAACTCGGCCAGAATTGTCCTATCTGACGGGACAGGCCGGATCATGGATGCCGTCGGAGCCTCAGTTGGCGGAGGATCTGTCTGCCTGCAGGAACTTGACGGCTTCCAAATAGACATCTCCGGCGTACTGCCCGCGATAATAATAATAAATCGCGACATACAGGGAGTTGTGAGCGCTGTGACGTCATTCCTCTCGCAGCGCGGAATAAACATCGCAACGATGAAACTCCGCAGGGATGCGCGGGGCGGCCTGGCGACAATGGTGCTGGAACTCGATGCAGACGGGGATACCGTAGATATAGATGAGATGCGGGCCGTACATCCGGCTATAGTAAGGGTAATAACGATACCGGGACAGGGGGCTGTATGA